Part of the Bacillota bacterium genome is shown below.
GATCGACGCCCGCGGGAGCTTCTGCCCGGGACCGATGATGGAGCTGATGCGCGCCATCCGTTCCGCGCAGGTGGGAGAGGTGATCGCCATCCTCTCCACGGACCAGGGCTCCCGCAAGGACATCCCCGCCTGGGCCCGGAAGGCTGGGCACGAGTTTCTGGGCGTCGAGACGGTGGACGGCTACGACCGCATCGCCGTGCGG
Proteins encoded:
- a CDS encoding sulfurtransferase TusA family protein encodes the protein MADYTVDREIDARGSFCPGPMMELMRAIRSAQVGEVIAILSTDQGSRKDIPAWARKAGHEFLGVETVDGYDRIAVRKRK